Proteins from one Gammaproteobacteria bacterium genomic window:
- a CDS encoding citrate synthase, with product MSEYLPGLEGVPATKSNISDIDGEKGRLFYRGYPIEQLAEQSTFEETTLLLLDGRLPSAHELAVFDEQLRRNRRVKFNIRSLMKALPATGHPMEILQTAVASLGVFYPGNECLTSPDACGDMEYIHNMTVRILARMPVIVAMWEHIRRGYDPVEPRADLTFAENFLYMLTGTEADPEFARLMDACLILHAEHTINASTFAALVAGSTLASPTGVIAAAIGTLSGPLHGGANEKVVHMLDEIPTVKDVKPWLDKKLAGKEKIWGMGHREYKTKDPRAKILQKLVEKFVSKRGGQVSQKFEIALALEEACEARLGPKGVYPNVDYYSGILYAEMGIPTDQFTSIFAVSRAAGWLAHWREQLADNRIFRPTQVYIGEPPRDYKPLSQRG from the coding sequence ATGAGCGAGTATTTGCCCGGTCTGGAAGGCGTGCCTGCTACAAAGTCGAATATTTCTGACATTGATGGCGAAAAGGGGCGCTTGTTTTATCGGGGTTACCCGATTGAGCAGCTCGCTGAGCAAAGCACCTTTGAGGAAACGACGCTGTTGCTGCTGGACGGTCGTCTGCCCAGTGCACATGAACTGGCTGTTTTTGATGAGCAGCTACGACGCAATCGTCGCGTCAAATTCAATATCCGTTCGCTGATGAAGGCACTACCGGCCACCGGACATCCGATGGAAATTTTGCAGACGGCGGTGGCATCGCTGGGCGTATTTTATCCTGGCAACGAGTGCCTGACTTCGCCGGACGCCTGTGGTGACATGGAATACATTCACAACATGACCGTGCGTATTCTGGCGCGCATGCCGGTGATTGTGGCGATGTGGGAACACATTCGTCGTGGCTATGATCCGGTTGAGCCACGCGCAGACCTGACATTCGCGGAAAACTTCCTGTACATGCTGACGGGCACAGAGGCTGATCCCGAATTCGCCCGATTGATGGACGCCTGCCTGATTTTGCATGCGGAGCACACGATTAACGCTTCCACGTTTGCGGCGCTGGTGGCAGGTTCGACTTTGGCTTCTCCCACAGGGGTGATTGCCGCAGCGATTGGTACCCTGTCCGGTCCGCTGCATGGCGGTGCCAATGAAAAAGTGGTGCACATGCTGGACGAAATTCCCACTGTCAAAGATGTGAAGCCTTGGTTGGACAAAAAATTGGCAGGCAAGGAAAAAATCTGGGGCATGGGCCATCGCGAGTACAAAACCAAGGACCCGCGCGCCAAGATTTTGCAAAAGCTGGTGGAAAAATTCGTTTCCAAACGCGGTGGCCAGGTCAGTCAGAAATTCGAAATTGCGCTTGCGCTGGAAGAAGCCTGCGAAGCGCGCTTGGGGCCAAAGGGTGTTTACCCCAACGTGGATTACTACTCGGGTATTTTGTACGCCGAGATGGGCATCCCGACCGACCAGTTTACCTCGATCTTTGCGGTTTCGCGGGCGGCTGGCTGGCTGGCGCACTGGCGTGAACAGTTGGCGGATAACCGCATTTTCCGTCCTACCCAGGTGTACATCGGCGAACCACCACGCGATTACAAACCGCTGAGCCAACGTGGCTAA